The Schistocerca gregaria isolate iqSchGreg1 chromosome X, iqSchGreg1.2, whole genome shotgun sequence nucleotide sequence TAAGATAGTCCGCCCCAAACTTGAGTGGAAGGTGGTGgaacaccaccttcagaagtttgagcGGCTCAGAGGGGTGCGTGTAGCACGGGAGGCCATCTCTGGAGATGGTGTCCATCACCGCGCGGTACTCCTCGTTGGAGGACACCGTGACCTTGTAGAGGTCACGGCCAGCAGTCTTGACAGTGGCGGACGTAGCCGCCCTGTCTAGTTTTTGCTGGAACTCCTTGTACCCGCCCGCCCATTGGATGACGATGGGCGGGGGCTTCTTTTGGGCCGACACAGGAGGCGCGGTGCCATCTTCAGTCGCGTCCACACTGGCCCCTGCGAACGCGTTGGCGGTCGGCAGCGGCGTCGGTTGCTGCAGCGCAGCAGCCCTGGCAGTGCGCCGCCTGGGAGGGGCGACAAAACCATCCTCATCCGGCTGCCGGGAGGTGGCAGGTGGACGAGTGGGCCGCCGCGTCTTCGTCGGTCTCGGCGAGGCGGCGCTCGCGGAGGAGCCCGCGATAGTCGTCCCAGACTCCGTGGTGGAAGGGCGGGAAGCCCTCGAGGCCTTCTTCCGCGGCCTCGCTGTGTCGGACGTCTGAGAGGGAGTGTCGGAGTCGTCATGCGTCATAGCCCGGCGCTTTCTGGGCGCACGGGCAGCGTCAGAGTCAGTGtcacactggtctaataaaccagcggtcgtaagtt carries:
- the LOC126299543 gene encoding serine/arginine repetitive matrix protein 1-like, with amino-acid sequence MTHDDSDTPSQTSDTARPRKKASRASRPSTTESGTTIAGSSASAASPRPTKTRRPTRPPATSRQPDEDGFVAPPRRRTARAAALQQPTPLPTANAFAGASVDATEDGTAPPVSAQKKPPPIVIQWAGGYKEFQQKLDRAATSATVKTAGRDLYKVTVSSNEEYRAVMDTISRDGLPGRNHRSGGAAPSRKVHPSTSFAAATKGGPSAATARRSELAAGETRQPAAPSPASPGGEANPPPTQSARVAAPRRRRRRAGRATHAAARWNADDTLPQQTTAPRATPQPAADAPRQSSATELPQPASPVAEAPPAANAAPSATDAAELQDK